A region of Salvelinus namaycush isolate Seneca chromosome 9, SaNama_1.0, whole genome shotgun sequence DNA encodes the following proteins:
- the LOC120053301 gene encoding carbohydrate sulfotransferase 8-like, whose translation MKLPCSFYCSLWFLLLLGAGSLLLLVHLQDLSDMLQQQTPVPSEQSFDSAVVIGINLGGGFHGAPGVEMSSYPSLPTPSPRQPPAFQWLPHLATPTSGDQQAESTRRPLTKRHRKLLLKSGSVTLGGARSGEEDSRLQGLAQTQASRRRLLREVCAKYQPGVTERPVSRRQVSRVYVEDRSGLLYCEVPKAGCSNWKRVLMVLGGSATSTHIIAHDDAHYANQLRRLDAFDQAGVAKHLRSYTKVLFVREPFERLVSAFRDKFESPNSYYHPVFGRPIISRYRANASRSALRTGAGVTFREFVQYLLDVRRPVGMDIHWEPVSQLCSPCLLRYDFIGKFENLKEEANFLLRSIGAPRNLTFPDFKDRNPKAERTSSSITQRYFEQLNSTERQRAYDFYYMDYLMFNYPKPFKDLY comes from the exons TACCATCG GAGCAATCCTTTGACAGTGCAGTCGTTATAGGCATCAACCTGGGTGGAGGTTTCCATGGAGCACCAGGGGTAGAGATGTCCTCTTACCCCAGCCTCCCTACTCCTAGCCCCAGACAACCTCCAGCCTTCCAGTGGCTGCCCCACCTAGCCACCCCAACCTCTGGGGACCAGCAGGCCGAGAGCACCAGGCGACCCCTCACCAAACGCCACAGGAAGCTGCTGTTAAAGAGCGGGTCTGTAACCCTTGGTGGTGCCCGCTCTGGTGAAGAGGACAGTCGGCTACAGGGCCTGGCGCAAACCCAGGCGTCCCGCCGCCGCCTGCTCAGGGAGGTCTGCGCCAAATACCAGCCGGGTGTCACCGAGCGCCCCGTGTCCCGCCGGCAGGTGTCCCGCGTCTACGTGGAGGACAG GTCAGGCCTGCTGTACTGTGAGGTGCCCAAAGCCGGCTGCTCCAACTGGAAGCGGGTGCTGATGGTCCTGGGCGGCAGCGCCACCTCCACGCACATCATCGCCCACGACGACGCCCACTACGCCAACCAGCTCCGCCGACTGGACGCCTTCGACCAGGCGGGCGTGGCCAAGCATCTCCGCTCCTACACCAAGGTCCTCTTCGTACGGGAGCCCTTCGAGAGGCTTGTGTCGGCCTTCCGTGACAAGTTTGAGAGCCCCAACTCGTACTACCACCCGGTGTTCGGCCGGCCCATCATCTCCCGGTACCGGGCCAACGCCTCACGCTCCGCCCTGAGGACCGGCGCCGGGGTCACCTTCAGAGAGTTTGTCCAGTACCTGTTGGATGTGAGGCGGCCCGTGGGCATGGACATCCACTGGGAGCCGGTCAGCCAGCTTTGCAGCCCCTGCCTGCTGCGCTACGACTTCATCGGGAAGTTCGAGAACCTGAAGGAGGAGGCCAACTTCCTGCTACGGAGCATCGGGGCACCTAGAAACCTAACTTTCCCTGACTTTAAAGACAGGAACCCAAAGGCAGAAAGGACTTCCTCCTCCATCACCCAGAGATACTTTGAACAATTGAACTCCACAGAAAGACAGAGGGCCTATGACTTTTATTACATGGATTATCTGATGTTTAACTACCCCAAGCCCTTTAAAGACCTGTACTGA